TGAACCGGGCGGCCGGAATCGGTGTCGGTGCCGCCTTCGCACTCGGCCTGGCATCCGGACTCGTATACTGCATCGCCGCCGACGCCGCGGGGCGCCGCCGCCAGCAGGAGGCGCTCAGCTGGCTGGAGACGCGCGACTCGTTCCAACGCACCCGCGGCCTGCCGCCCCGCCTGCTGGCCGCCTTCACCGGCACACCGCCAGGCGAGCGGACCGTGTCATTTGCCGTCGCCGTCTGTGCTGTCCTCGGCACGGGGTGCCTCATCGCCGGCCCCGTGGTGTGGTCCACCGAACCCGACTGGCCGTTCGCGGTCGGCCTCGCGCTTCTGTGCGCCGGAATCGTTTTCAGCTCGCTGGCGGCGGCACTCATCGTGAGAGCGAACCGGAGCCGGCGTCACCAGCAGTTGCTCGGCGCGCGGCTCGGCGGGCAACGGCTCCTCGCGCACCACGGCGAGCTGGACTCGGCGGGTTGAGCTTGTCACAGCCGCGCTTCGAGAACCACGAACGACGCCGTCTCGGCCGCCCGGCGGAAGGTGGTGAAGCCGGCGCCCTCAACCACCTGCCGCAATGCCGTCACCGGCCTGGGTGGCCGAGTACGTCATCGCTTCCCTGCGTCGGCGTCTGCGACTTCGAACGTCAGCCGGTCGCTCACGCCTGCCTGGGCCGCCGCCCCACGCGCCGCCTCATCCGAGGGCACGTGATGGTCGACGCCGACGAACGTCGAGGCGGGATAAGCCCGCGCCAGCAGGATCAGGGGCGCGCCGTGCCCGCAGCCGATATCGGCCAAGCGTGCATCCCTCTCCAGCTTCGCTGCCAGGCGGGACGGTGAGTACCCGCGGCGAGCACGCGTCTCGATGCTGAATAGAAGGCAGTCCAGTGTCCACCGGAGATCCCTGCTCCGATCAGCTACCGGAGACCGCCGGAAGAGCGCAGCCCAGCGAGCGTCACGTCGACGAGCCGGCTGACCGCCGCCGCGGACGGCAGAGCACCGGCAGCGGAAAGAGCATGCAGACAATAATTCGCGAGCTCGTCCGCCCCGATGTCGTCGCGGACGTCCCCGGTTGCCGCGGCCTCGGCCAGCAGATCCCGGATCATGCCGCTCAGCTCTCGACGCGCTCCGGTGACCTGGCCGTGCTCGTCTCGATGCAGGAACGCCGCCAACTCCGGATTGTGGTGCCGGATGCCGTGTTCGGCGATTCCGCGCGAGATGTGCGCGTAAGCCTCGAGCACAGCTCTCACCCGCTGACCGGCGTCGTTCACCCCGTCTCTGACAGCGGCGAGATGTTCGAGGTGGTTGGTGATCTGCCGCTCGTGCCAGGCGAGCACGATCGTTTCGACATCTGGGAAGTACTTGTACAGCGTGGCGCGTCCGATGCCAGCCCCCTCGGCGATCTGCGACATCGTCACCGACAGCAGGCCTTGTTCGGCCACTAATGCGGCAGTGGTGTCCAAGACGGCGTCCCGGACCTCGCGGCGGTGCGCCTCGATGGTCTCCGTCCACAGCTTTGGCACCGCACTAGCATACATCGCGACGTGACCGATACATTATGTATCTACAGAGACATTGTGTCTCGATAAACAGATGGCCGAGAACCGACTCAGACCGAGGAGCGCAGATGAGCGACCTTCCACCGCGTCCTGACCACGAAGACGAACCCGGCGTGCGCCTCGCCCCACAGGCGGGCACGCCACGCTGGGCATGGATCGTCGGGATCGTCTTCGTCGTCGCAGCGCTGGCGGTAGCTGCCGTCATGGTGTTCGGCGGCGAAGAACACGGACCCCAGCAACACACGCCGGAGGAGAACCAGGAGCAGGACGTGGATCCCGAACACGACGGCGATCACGATCAGATGGACCACTGATGCTCATGCCACCGCGCGTGCGCAGGTTCGTGCTCGCCGCGCACATCACGACCACCGTGGGCTGGCTCGGTGCGGTGGCCGCCTTCATCGCCCTCAGCGTCATCGGCCTCACCAGCCAGGACACCCAAACGGTGCGCGCGGTCTATCTTGTGATGGAACCGGCCGCCTGGTACGTCCTGGTTCCGCTCGCCTTCGCCGCGCTGTTGAGCGGACTCGTCCAGTCGCTCGGCACCAGGTGGGGACTCTTCCGGCACTATTGGGTGTTGTTCAAGCTCCTGATCGTGGTCGTAGCGACCTCATACCTGTTGATGTACACCCAGACGTTCGGCGCTATGGCCGGCCTCGCCGCGAACCCGGAGGCCGAGCTTGGTGTGGTTCGCAACACCTCACCGTTCCTACATGCCGTCCTCGCCCTACTGATACTGCTCACCGCCGTGGCACTCTCGGTCTACAAGCCGCGCGGGCTGACCCCGTACGGCCGGCGCAAGCAGGCCGAGGCGCAAACAGCGACTCGCAGAAGACGACAACCCTCAGGATGACGAACCCGTCGGTCTCGGCCAGTTCGGTATGCGCGGCACGTACCCGGAACCCGTCACCCCTGGGCCGGCGCATCGTCTGGGCTCCCTGCCAGGTCGCGCCGGCAGCCCTCGACCTCAAGCTCCGTCGGCGCCTCCGACCCGGCGCCCAGGCGGTGCGCCGCGGCTGGGTCTAACCCGGACCACTACTTGACAATTACTGTCAAGTAGTTGCTAGAGTCACTGCTCGTGCCGACCGAAATCCCGCCACGGCCGCGTGACGCCACTGGCGCGCACGTCGAGCTCGTGGAAGATCTAATCCAGCAGGTGACCACCCGGCTGCTCGATCCGCTGGCGATCCTGCTCGACGACGACGCCATCACCGGCATCTGTGAGCGCACGCGCATCGATGCCGAGGTGTGGGCCGCTCAGCTCCTCGGCGGCGACGAGCACCGCGCCACCGAGACTGCAACTCGCCTGATCGCTGCCCTGTTCGCGGACGACCAGGTCTTCGACCCACAGCCGCGCTGGTGGGCAACGCCGTTCGGCCGCGCCGTCCTGCACAGCATCGGCCACCCGGCTCGCGAGCATGTGACGTTCGCGGCCGCTGGCGCGATGCTCGGCATCAGCCGGCAAGGAGTCCATGACCTGCTCACTCGCGACAAACTCCAGCGTCACCCGGATGGGGGGGTCACCACAGCGTCGATTCGCGCCCGCTCGATCCAACGGAACCCGCCACACGCGAAACCCGCCCCCGCATCGAGGAGCAGCACATGCCCGAGTCCATGACCGACCGGATCGTCCAGACCGGGAAGATCGGCATCGCCGCACGGGAGTACGGCGGCAGCGGTCACCCAGTGCTGTTGCTGCATGGCGCGGGCGGCAACCTGGCCGCGTGGGACGTCGTCGGCCCTATGCTCAGCGCTCGGCATCGGGCGGTGGCGGTAGATCTGCGCGGCCACGGCCAGTCAGGCGACGGGCCGTGGAACTGGGAGACAGTCCTCTCGGACCTGGAAGCCGTCAGCAACGAACTAGACCTTCGTCGCGCCGTCGTCGTCGGCCATTCGCTCGGGGGTGTGCTGGGAGCGCGCTGGGCGCGCCGGAACCCGGACTGTCCTGCTGTCGTCAGTCTCGATGGTCACCGGTCGCCGGTCCCGGCCCCGCAGAATTACGACGCCGACGCGGCCGGACTCACCCCCGGCGAGCTCAGCCGCCAGGTCGCGCAGCTGTCTGCCATGTTCGACGGCCAAGCCGCGGCGGCCTCGGCACCGCTGAGCGACGACCACGTCGAAGCCATGCTCACCGCGCAACGCTCGATCGCCGTGCAGCATGGGGCAGATCCGGAACTCGCGGCCGCCGCCGCCCGCCGGGGGCTGGTCCTCCGCGACGGCGCGACCTTCGTCCGGCCGGGTCCCGAGACGGCCAACGCGCTACGCGACAGTGTCCAGACCGACAGCCTGCCGGTGTTCGCGGAGCTCACGATGCCGGTCTTGCTGGTGCTCGCCACCAACAGCGTGCCGCAGGTACCAGCCGAGCTGGAACCGCTGATGACCGCCTTCCGCGCGGGCTTGCGCCGCGACGTCGATGTCCTGATTGCGGCGAACCCGTCCATCTCGATCCACGAGATGGACGCGAGCCACGCCATGCTGTCCGAGAAGCCCGCCGATGTCGCCGAGAGCATCACATCCTTCGTTGCCCGGGTCCTAGGAACTCGTTGAGGCCGCCAGTGGGAGCGCCCTAGATGTCCAGCTCGTCAGCGCGGTCGAGCAGCGCGCGGCGTTCGGGCTCGGAGTGGGCAAGCGCGGCGGCCTGCCTGAACAAGGTGGCTGCCCGGCCGGATTCGCCGGCATGGGCGGTGAGATCGGCCTCCGCGGCCACCGCGAGCGGGTGCTCGTCCAGCGCGCCCCCGGCGCGGGCGGCTTGCAGGAGCGCCAGCCCGGCCGCAGGACCGTGCGCGTAACCATGCGCGACTGCACGGTTCAGCTCGATCACCGGTGACGGCTGGATCCGGGCGAGGTCGTCGTACGATCGGGCGATCGTCGCCCAATCGGTGGTATCGGACGACGGCGCCACGGCATGGCAGGCAGCGATCCGGGCCTGCAGCGTGTACGGACCGCCCTCCCGCTGTATCCCGGCGAGGATGTTGAGGCCTTCGGCGATGGCATCGTGGTCCCAGCGGCTGCGGTCCTGCTTGTCGAGCGTCGTCAGATTGCCGCCGGGGTCGCGCCGGGCGTCGCGCCGTGAGTGCTGGAAGAGAAACAGGGCCAGTAATCCGGAGACCTCGGATTGACCCGGCATCAGCCGCTCGAGCAACCTGGCCAGGCGGATTGCCTCGTCGGCGAACGCGGGCTCGCCGTCGGCGTCGTAGCCACGAGTGAACAGCAGGTACAGCACGGCCAGCACGCCGGGCAGGCGCTCGTCGAGCTCTGTGCCCTGGGGGACCCGATACGGGATCCCTGCCTGTGCGATCTTCGCCTTTGCCCTGGTCAGGCGGCGAGTCATGGTCGACTCAGTGACCAGCAGCGCGTGCGCGATGTCAGCGGTCGCCACACCACAGATCGTGCGCAGCGTCAGCGCCACCCGCGCTTCGAGCGTGAGCGCGGGGTGGCAGCAGGTGAAGATGAGCCTCAGGCGGTCGTCCACGACCTCTCCCCTGCCTGGATCGGGACTCGAAGCCACAAAGGTGACCGCGGCCAGCTCCTCCAGCTTGCGACGTTCCACGGACGCGCGCCGCAGCACGTCGACGGCGCGGTTACGGGCCACCGTCATCAACCAGCCACCGGGGTTACCCGGGACACCGTCCGCCGGCCATTTCTCGAGGGCGACGGTAAGTGCATCCTGGGCGCAGTCTTCGGCCAGCGTCCAGTCGCCGGTGACACGAATCAGCGCGGCGACGATCCTTGGGTAGTAATCCGTGCACGCGGCCGCGACAGCCGCAGCCGTCGCGGCCGGGTGCGAATCGGACACTCGATCAACCGTCCAGATCGCCGAACGGGCGCAATTCCAGCCGCCCCTCCCGCGCCATCGGGTGCGCGCGAGCGATCTCGATCGCCTCATCCAGGTCAGCACACTCGAGAACGTCGTAGCCGACGATCACCTCTTTGGTCTCCGTGAACGGCCCGTCGGAGACCAGCAGCTCCCCGTTTCGCACGCGGACTGTCGTGGCCGCCGACGTCGGCGCCAGCGCATCGCCGTCCAGTCGCCGCCCTCGCGCATCGTTGTCCGCGACCCACGCCTCGATGTCCGGCGGATTGGTCTTGTCGGTGTCCGGCTCGGTATCCGTGCACACGAACATCATGTACTTCATCTCTCGCGCTCCCCTGCCTGGTGATGCCACCAGTGTGGCGGCATCGTGTTGTGATGTCACCAAGGTGACGAACGGGGAGCGCGAATCCGGACAACCACGTGCAACCACATCTTCCCGCCCGCTCGGCGGATCAGATCAAGCCCGCCGAGGACCGAACGTCGTATCGAGTTGAGCGTTGAGCGCTCTGACCGCCGCTTCGGCCGGCAGGCCAGTGCTCAGCAGGTGGACCGCCAGCCCCTCGGCCATGGCGAACAACGCGGTGGCGGTGTGCTCCGGGTCGATGCCGGGCGCTGCCGAACCAGCGGACTGGGCCGAGCGAATCTGCTCGGTGATGAACTCGCGTACATCGGCGTTGTTCTCGCCGAGGACTTCTGCGGCAGTGCGCTTGGTCGCGGCGTAGGACGTGAAGGCCAGGGCCACGCGCCCATCGGCTCGCCCGGCCTCGTCGACAGGCAACAGGGTTGTCAACACGGCTCCGACCAACTCACGGGCGGACGGGTCGTCGCCGAGCTTCCTGACCGCTTCGGTCATCCGCTCCTCGAACCGCGCGCTGGCTGACTTCATCGCGAAGTCCATCATCGCTTCCTTCGTCGGGAAGTAGTGCTGAACCATCCCCGACGTCACGCCGGCTTCGGCCGCGACGTGCCGCAGGCTCACCGCTTCCAAGCCTTGGTCCGCCGCCACCCTCATCAGCGCCGCAGCGATCCGCTCGCGCCGCTCCTGATGATCAACCTTTTTCGGCACGTCTCCATGCTTTCACATTGCGACTGCATTGACAACGCCTCGCGCGCCGAATACATTGCAACTGCAATGTAAAGAGAAAGGGCATCACATGACTCAGGAGCAAGCAGCACCGGCCATCGAGGTCACCGATCTGGTCAAGCGATTCGGCGAGACAACGGCCGTCGACGGCATCGATCTGGGCGTCGCCCGCGGCGCTGTCCTGGGGCTGCTCGGCCCCAACGGCGCGGGCAAGACCACAGTGGTGAGAGTCCTCGCCACCCTGTTGCGCCACGATGCCGGCGTGGCCCGTGTCTGCGGGTACGACGTTGCGCGCGACGCCCACCGCGTCCGGCAGCTGATCGGGGTGACAGGTCAGTACGCATCGATCGACGAAGGGCTGACGGGCTTTCAGAACCTCACCATGGTCGGCCGGCTCCTCGGGCTGTCGAGGGCACAGGCGAAGAGCCGAGCGGCTGAGTTGATCGAGAACGCGGGCCTGGATGAGGCCGCCGCAAAGCCCGCGAAGACCTATTCCGGTGGCATGCGCCGCCGACTCGACCTCGCCGCCAGCCTGGTCAACCGGCCCGCTGTCGTCTTCCTCGACGAGCCGACCACCGGACTCGACCCCGCCAGACGAGGCGACACCTGGGACATGGTGCGTGAGCTGGCCACCCACGGCTCAACCGTTCTACTCACCACGCAGTATCTGGAAGAAGCGGACCATCTCGCCGACGAGATCGTGGTCCTCGACTCCGGGAAGGTCGCCGCACGGGGCACCCCCGACACGCTCAAACGACGCCTTGGCCGCCAAACACTCGACGTACGCGTCTCCGACCCTGTCCAGCTCGACGAAGCGGCCACCCGCATCGCACAGATCGTCCGAGCCGATCCGATCGTCGACGTCCAGACCAGTCACCTCAGCGCTGCCGTCACTGACAGCCCCGCGATGCCCGCGATCGTGCGGAGCCTCGACGAGGCAGGCATCGAGATCAGCGAACTGGCACTGCGCCTGCCCAGCCTGGACGACGTCTTCCTGACCCTGACCGGCCACCGCGCCACCACCGACGACGCGACCCCGACCGTGGGCGTGAGCCAAGGAGACGCATCATGACCAGCAGCACACTCATGCCCACCCACCCAGGCGCGACACCACAGAAGCACGCCACCCCGTCACAGGCGCTGACCCAGTGCACAACGCTGTCGTGGCGAGGAATCGTCAAGATCCCCCGTCATCCGATGGGTCTGGCCGACGTGATCATCGGGCCGGCCATCTTTCTCGTCCTGTTCGGCTACGTCTTCGGCGGCGCGATCGCCGGGGACACCGACGGTTACCTCCAGTACGTCTTCCCCGGCATCCTCGGGATGATGACCCTGTTCGCCACCATGGGCGTCGGTGTCGCGCTGAGCAGCGACCTGTCGACAGGCATCTTCGACCGTTTCCGCAGCCTGCCCATCGTCCGCATCGCACCCCTGATCGGAGCGATCGGCAGCGACATCGTCCGCCAGATCATCTCACTCACCGCGCTCGTGGGCTTCGGCCTCCTCCTCGGAGTCCGGTTCAACGCCAGCATCTGGTCAGTCCTCGCCGGCTGCGCTCTCGCGCTGGCTTTCGCCCTCGCCTTGTCCTGGGTATGGGTCCTGCTCGCACTCGCCGTCAAAGACACCCAAGCAGTTCAGGGGCTCGGAGCGATCATCATCCTTCCCCTGGCCTTCGCCAGCAACATCTTCGTTCAGCCCGAGACCATGCCCGACTGGATGCAGACCATCGCGACCTGGAACCCCGTCGGCCATCTCGTCGACGCCGTCCGAGGCCTCATGATGGGCGGACCAGTGGCCCAGCCGGTGATGTACACCGTGATCTGGATGGCCGCCTTCGTCGTGATCTTCACCCCGCTGTCCCTGATCGCCTACAAGCGCCGCGCCTAGAGGCGCATGACGACGTTGCCGACCTTGCGACCGGAGTCGATCCGCGCGTGCGCCTCGGCAACCTCGGAGAGGTCGTAGGCGTGGTCGATGACCACCTTCAGTTCTCCGGCGGCGGCGAGGCTCAGGAGAAACTCGATGTCTTCCACCCGTTCTGTGGCGGTTCCGGCGACAACGTTGCCGCGGGCTCGGACCATCTCCGGCAGGTCGGCCACGACCAGCGCCAGCAGGCCGGACTCGCTGAGCAGCCGCCGTCCTGATCGGATCGACAGGTTCCCGACGGTGTCGAGGACGGCATCGAACCGGTCGTTGCATTGCGCCAGGTCTTCCGTCTCGTAGTCGATGACCCTGGCCACCCCCAGCTCCGCCACCAGTTCGGTGTTGGGCCCGCTCGTGACGCCAGTGACAACCGCGCCGAGGTGCCTCGCCAGTTGCACGGCATTGGTGCCGATGGCGCCGGAGGCCCCGTTGATGAGAACGGCGCTGCCGGATGCCACTTTCAGCTTGTCCCGGAGGAAGAAGAGTGCGGTGGTTCCACCGAACAGCAGGCCGGCGGCTTCCTCGTGGCTCACCTCGTCCGGCTTCCGCACCAGCTTCTTGGCCGGAATCGCCACGTGTTCGGCGTAAGCGCCCATCTTGAGCCCGGTCATGCCGCATACGGCATCGCCGGGCTGGAAGCCAGTGACACCCGGACCGACCGCCTGCACCACACCCGAGAAAGAGCTGCCGAGGACGCGCCTTCGCGGCCGGAAGACGCCGAACATCAGCCGTGCGAACGGCGCGAAGCCACGGGGAAACCGAGCACCGCGGATGCGCGCGTCAGCCGACGTGGCCGCGACCGCACACACCCGCACCAGCACCTGACCGGCGCCCGGCTTCGGCAGTGGGGCATCGACGATACGGAGGACGTCCGGCGGGCCGTACCTGTCGATCACGGCGACCTTCACGACGCCTCCTTACACTCGTAAGTCTTGCCGGTACGATAGCCTTACTGCCGTAAGGATGCAAGCGCCCGTAAGGATCGCCATGACAGAGCGCCCGTCGCTGTCCCGAGAGCTGATCGTCGAAGCGGCGGTCCGCGTTGCCGACCGCGGCGGAATGGCTCAGGTCAGCATGCGCAACGTCGGCAAGGAACTCGGTGTCGAGGCGATGTCGCTCTACCACCACCTCGCCGGGAAAGATGACCTCCTCGACGGCTTGGCGGACTGGATATTCACTCAGATCGAGTTGCCCGATCCCACCCACCCATGGCGCTCAGCCATGAGCGCGCGAGCAGCCTCCGCCCGAAGCGCATTGTCCAAGCATTCTTGGGCGCTGGGTCTGATCGAGTCGCGTCGCTCGCCTGGACCGGCGTTGCTCAGGCACCACGACACCGTGCTCGGCTGCCTGCGGCACAACGGCTTTTCCTTGCGGCTGGCCGCCCATGCCTTTTCTGCCATCGACGCCTACGTGTACGGATTCGTGCTGACCGAGGTGAATCTGCCGTTCGAGGGGACTGACGGGCTCGATGAGCTGGTCGGTGAAATCCACGGGTCGATTCCGGCGGGGGCGTACCCGCATCTGACCGAACTCATGACCGACCACGTGCTGGGCCGCGAATACTCCTACGCCGACGAGTTCGAATTCGGGCTCACGCTCATCCTGGACGGCCTCGAAGAACAACTGGGATGATGCGGCGGGCGCGAGGTCCCGCCCCGGCTGCGTCGCCGGCACGAACGTGAACGTTTTTGTCTGAATATCCGACTGGCCCCCGCGGACTTGCGACGATTGCCGGCAATTTCCACCGCACTTCGAGCTATTGACCATTTCGACTCGCAACCCCGTTCGCACACCCGCAACGACAGGAGTGAGATCAATGGCAGATCTATCTCGTCGTACTTTCGTTCAGGGCATGGTTGGCGCAGGCGTCGTCGGCACCGCTGGCCCTACCGCCCCGGGACTCGCTGTTCCGTCGTCGGCCCAAGAGGGTGAAGTCCCAGAGGTCCGGTTGCGGTGGCTCGAGGAGGGGCCACCTTCGGTCGGCACCGGCAGCACCTGGGGCGTGCCGTGGCCGAAGGGCGCCATGGACGCGGACAAGCAGTTCGCGCTGCGGTCCTCCGACGGCGACGCGGTACCGGCCCAGTCCTGGCCGCTGGCGTATTGGCCGGACGGGTCGGTGAAGTGGACGGCTCACGCACTTGCAGCCGACGCCCCCACCTCGGACGGATACGTGCTGAGTGTGGGTGAGCCGGCCGAACCGGAAAGCGCGGTCACGGTACAAGAGAACCGTGGCCGGGTCGTCGTGGACACCGGCGTGATCAGCTGCAGGATCAACAAGAGCGGTTCCTTCGTGATCCACTCGATCAGTCGGGGGGATCAGGAGATCGCCCGGCACGTCGAGTTGGTCAACCTGCGCCAGCAGAAGATCGACGACGGCGACGAGGCCAAGACCCAGCGGCGCAAACTCGTCAGCAGGGTGAACGACGTCACCGTCGAGCAGTCCGGTCCGGTGCGAGCGGTGGTCCGCGTCGAGGGCGTTCACGCCGGCCAGGGACGTAACTGGCTGCCGTTCACGTTCCGGCTGTACTTCTACGCCGGTGCCGAGCACGTGCGGATGATGCACACGTTCGTCTTCGACAGCGACGGCAACGACGAGTTCATCGCCGGTCTCGGGGTGCGGTTCAAGGTGCCGATGACGGACGAGTTGTACAACCGGCACGTCCGGTTCGTCGGCGAAGGCCACGGCATGCTCACCGAGGCGGTGCAGGGCATCACCGGGCTGCGGCGCGACCCGGGAGAGGAAGTCCGCGCCGCACAGGTTGCCGGCAAGCGCTTACCCGATCCGGCCACTTGGGACCAGCGGGTCACCTCGCGGCTGCACTGGATTCCGGCCTGGGGCGACTACCGGCTGAGCCAGCTGTCATCAGAAGGATTCACGGTGGCGAAACGCACGGAGGGTGGGCACGGCTGGGTCGACGTCGACCAGGGCCGCCGCGCGTCGGGTCTCGGCTACGTCGGCGGTGTCAGCGGTGGCGTGGGATTCGGGCTGCGGGACTTCTGGCAGCGCCACCCCACCCAGTTGGACGTGCGCGACGCGCAGACCGATACTGCCGAGGTCACGGTGTGGATGTGGTCGCCCGACGCCCCGCCGATGGACACCCGCTTCTACCACGACGGCCTCGGCCAGGAAACCTATGAGCAACAACTCGACGCCCTGGAGATCACCTACGAGGACTACGAACCGGGTTTCGGCACGCCCTACGGGATCGCACGGACCAGCGAGCTGATGCTCTGGGCGTTGGATGCCACTCCGGAGGCCGAGCGTCTGGGCGCGATGGCCGACGTCGTTCGCACCCCGCCGCAGATCGTCAACGAGGTCCAGCAACTGATCGACGCGAAGGTGTTCGGTGGGCTGTTCACGCCGGTGGACCGATCCACCCCGACGAAGGCCACGATCGAGGACAGCCTCGACTTTCTGTTCGACTTCTACGTCACCCAGCGAGAGCAGCGCCACTGGTACGGCTTCTGGAACTACGGCGACATCATGCACAGCTTCGACGGCGACCGCGGAGTATGGCGGTACGACGTCGGCGGGTACGCGTGGGACAACTCGGAGCTGTCACCCGATCTCTGGCTGTGGTACTCATATCTGCGCTCCGGGCGTGCCGATATCTTCCGGTTCGCCGAGGCGATGACCAGGCATACCGGCGAGGTCGACGTCTACCACCTCGGCGAGTGGGCCAGGCTGGGCACCCGGCACAACGTGCAGCACTGGGGCGACAGCGCCAAGCAGCTGCGGATCAGCACAGCTGTCTACCGGCGGATCTTCTACTACCTCACCGCCGACGAGCGCACCGGCGACCTGATGCACGAATTGGTCGACGCCGAAGAGACGTTCCTCGCTCTCGACCCGATCCGCAAGATCCGTGAGGAAGAGTACGAGCCCGACCCGAA
This genomic stretch from Phytoactinopolyspora mesophila harbors:
- a CDS encoding class I SAM-dependent methyltransferase; its protein translation is MADIGCGHGAPLILLARAYPASTFVGVDHHVPSDEAARGAAAQAGVSDRLTFEVADADAGKR
- a CDS encoding TetR family transcriptional regulator is translated as MPKLWTETIEAHRREVRDAVLDTTAALVAEQGLLSVTMSQIAEGAGIGRATLYKYFPDVETIVLAWHERQITNHLEHLAAVRDGVNDAGQRVRAVLEAYAHISRGIAEHGIRHHNPELAAFLHRDEHGQVTGARRELSGMIRDLLAEAAATGDVRDDIGADELANYCLHALSAAGALPSAAAVSRLVDVTLAGLRSSGGLR
- a CDS encoding alpha/beta fold hydrolase, which codes for MPESMTDRIVQTGKIGIAAREYGGSGHPVLLLHGAGGNLAAWDVVGPMLSARHRAVAVDLRGHGQSGDGPWNWETVLSDLEAVSNELDLRRAVVVGHSLGGVLGARWARRNPDCPAVVSLDGHRSPVPAPQNYDADAAGLTPGELSRQVAQLSAMFDGQAAAASAPLSDDHVEAMLTAQRSIAVQHGADPELAAAAARRGLVLRDGATFVRPGPETANALRDSVQTDSLPVFAELTMPVLLVLATNSVPQVPAELEPLMTAFRAGLRRDVDVLIAANPSISIHEMDASHAMLSEKPADVAESITSFVARVLGTR
- a CDS encoding RNA polymerase sigma factor; protein product: MSDSHPAATAAAVAAACTDYYPRIVAALIRVTGDWTLAEDCAQDALTVALEKWPADGVPGNPGGWLMTVARNRAVDVLRRASVERRKLEELAAVTFVASSPDPGRGEVVDDRLRLIFTCCHPALTLEARVALTLRTICGVATADIAHALLVTESTMTRRLTRAKAKIAQAGIPYRVPQGTELDERLPGVLAVLYLLFTRGYDADGEPAFADEAIRLARLLERLMPGQSEVSGLLALFLFQHSRRDARRDPGGNLTTLDKQDRSRWDHDAIAEGLNILAGIQREGGPYTLQARIAACHAVAPSSDTTDWATIARSYDDLARIQPSPVIELNRAVAHGYAHGPAAGLALLQAARAGGALDEHPLAVAAEADLTAHAGESGRAATLFRQAAALAHSEPERRALLDRADELDI
- a CDS encoding YciI family protein, translated to MKYMMFVCTDTEPDTDKTNPPDIEAWVADNDARGRRLDGDALAPTSAATTVRVRNGELLVSDGPFTETKEVIVGYDVLECADLDEAIEIARAHPMAREGRLELRPFGDLDG
- a CDS encoding TetR family transcriptional regulator C-terminal domain-containing protein codes for the protein MPKKVDHQERRERIAAALMRVAADQGLEAVSLRHVAAEAGVTSGMVQHYFPTKEAMMDFAMKSASARFEERMTEAVRKLGDDPSARELVGAVLTTLLPVDEAGRADGRVALAFTSYAATKRTAAEVLGENNADVREFITEQIRSAQSAGSAAPGIDPEHTATALFAMAEGLAVHLLSTGLPAEAAVRALNAQLDTTFGPRRA
- a CDS encoding ATP-binding cassette domain-containing protein, with amino-acid sequence MTQEQAAPAIEVTDLVKRFGETTAVDGIDLGVARGAVLGLLGPNGAGKTTVVRVLATLLRHDAGVARVCGYDVARDAHRVRQLIGVTGQYASIDEGLTGFQNLTMVGRLLGLSRAQAKSRAAELIENAGLDEAAAKPAKTYSGGMRRRLDLAASLVNRPAVVFLDEPTTGLDPARRGDTWDMVRELATHGSTVLLTTQYLEEADHLADEIVVLDSGKVAARGTPDTLKRRLGRQTLDVRVSDPVQLDEAATRIAQIVRADPIVDVQTSHLSAAVTDSPAMPAIVRSLDEAGIEISELALRLPSLDDVFLTLTGHRATTDDATPTVGVSQGDAS
- a CDS encoding ABC transporter permease — translated: MTSSTLMPTHPGATPQKHATPSQALTQCTTLSWRGIVKIPRHPMGLADVIIGPAIFLVLFGYVFGGAIAGDTDGYLQYVFPGILGMMTLFATMGVGVALSSDLSTGIFDRFRSLPIVRIAPLIGAIGSDIVRQIISLTALVGFGLLLGVRFNASIWSVLAGCALALAFALALSWVWVLLALAVKDTQAVQGLGAIIILPLAFASNIFVQPETMPDWMQTIATWNPVGHLVDAVRGLMMGGPVAQPVMYTVIWMAAFVVIFTPLSLIAYKRRA
- a CDS encoding zinc-binding dehydrogenase yields the protein MKVAVIDRYGPPDVLRIVDAPLPKPGAGQVLVRVCAVAATSADARIRGARFPRGFAPFARLMFGVFRPRRRVLGSSFSGVVQAVGPGVTGFQPGDAVCGMTGLKMGAYAEHVAIPAKKLVRKPDEVSHEEAAGLLFGGTTALFFLRDKLKVASGSAVLINGASGAIGTNAVQLARHLGAVVTGVTSGPNTELVAELGVARVIDYETEDLAQCNDRFDAVLDTVGNLSIRSGRRLLSESGLLALVVADLPEMVRARGNVVAGTATERVEDIEFLLSLAAAGELKVVIDHAYDLSEVAEAHARIDSGRKVGNVVMRL
- a CDS encoding TetR/AcrR family transcriptional regulator is translated as MTERPSLSRELIVEAAVRVADRGGMAQVSMRNVGKELGVEAMSLYHHLAGKDDLLDGLADWIFTQIELPDPTHPWRSAMSARAASARSALSKHSWALGLIESRRSPGPALLRHHDTVLGCLRHNGFSLRLAAHAFSAIDAYVYGFVLTEVNLPFEGTDGLDELVGEIHGSIPAGAYPHLTELMTDHVLGREYSYADEFEFGLTLILDGLEEQLG